One Spiroplasma endosymbiont of Cantharis nigra DNA segment encodes these proteins:
- a CDS encoding TlyA family RNA methyltransferase: MKKRLDQILLDLELTENRNKARGFIIDGKVLVNEEKITKPGTLFDQEKIIIKLIKQENEFVSRAGNKLQKAIQYWNINIENKVCLDIGSSTGGFTDCCLQNNADYVYAIDVGTNQLDWKLRSNPKVKSLEKTNFRIVNKTFFESEINFFCCDVSFISVEKILLPLKDIVEENTSGVILIKPQFESDREDVKNGKINSKEGHIKAIKRVINYCNQNNFSIIDINWSPILGSKKKNIEYLCYIKKTNNVENIFNVNLILNLVNECWEFFENNGE, encoded by the coding sequence ATGAAAAAAAGACTTGATCAAATTTTATTGGATTTAGAATTAACTGAAAACAGAAATAAAGCAAGAGGGTTTATAATTGATGGAAAAGTTTTAGTTAATGAAGAAAAAATAACTAAACCTGGTACATTATTTGATCAAGAAAAAATAATAATAAAATTAATTAAACAAGAAAATGAATTTGTAAGTAGAGCTGGAAATAAATTGCAAAAAGCAATTCAATATTGAAATATTAATATTGAAAATAAAGTTTGTTTAGATATAGGTTCTTCAACTGGAGGATTTACAGATTGTTGTTTACAAAATAATGCAGATTATGTTTATGCAATTGACGTTGGGACAAATCAATTAGATTGAAAATTAAGAAGTAATCCAAAAGTTAAATCTTTAGAAAAAACTAATTTTAGAATTGTAAATAAAACTTTTTTTGAAAGTGAAATTAATTTTTTTTGTTGTGATGTAAGCTTCATTTCAGTAGAAAAAATATTATTACCATTAAAAGATATTGTTGAGGAAAATACTAGTGGAGTTATTTTAATAAAACCTCAATTTGAATCAGATCGTGAAGATGTAAAAAATGGTAAAATAAATTCAAAAGAAGGACATATAAAAGCGATAAAAAGAGTTATTAATTATTGTAATCAAAATAATTTTTCAATAATTGATATTAATTGATCTCCAATTCTTGGTAGTAAGAAAAAAAATATTGAGTATTTATGCTATATTAAAAAAACAAATAATGTAGAAAATATTTTTAATGTAAATTTAATTTTAAATCTTGTAAATGAATGTTGGGAGTTTTTTGAAAATAATGGAGAATAA